In Chryseobacterium salivictor, the DNA window ACGAAACCGCATTTTCAGGATTATTATCAGGTTGATATTTTTTGATTTATTATTCAAACTAAAACTTATGTAAATTCAAAGTAAAAAGATGATAAAAATTATAACCTATTATTAATCAGTTGTTAAAGTTATGTATATTCAAAATAGAAGCTATGTAAATTCAAAATTAAGATTATCTTTGTAGGTAAGTAATGAGGCTATGATTGTAAAAAGAACATTGGAAGACACGATAAGAAAATACATTCAACTGTTTCCTATAATTGCCGTAAATGGGCCCAGACAGTCGGGAAAAACCACTCTTTTGAAATCTGCTTTTCCTGAATATCAATATATTTCTCTTGAGAATCCTGACATTCGAACGATTGCGGAAGCAGACCCTAATTCTTTTCTGGAAAAATATTCAGATAAAATAATTTTTGATGAAGTGCAGCGCACGCCGAAACTTTTTTCTTTTTTACAAACCAAAGTTGATAACGACAAAATTCAAGGACAATATATTCTGTCGGGCTCTCAGAATTTTCATCTTTTGCAGAATATTACCCAAAGTCTGGCGGGAAGAGTTGCGATGTTTAAACTTTTTCCCTTTGATAATCAGGAGCTTTCTGCGGCGGATCTGTTGCCAACCCATTTTGAAACTTTAATTACCAAAGGGTTTTATCCTGCCCTTTTCGACCGCGAAATTCCTTCTGATATTTTTTATCAAAATTATATTGAAACCTATATTCAAAGAGATTTGAGCGAGCTTTTGAATATTCGGGATTTAATGACTTTTCGGAGATTTCTACGGCTTTGTGCTGGAAGAGCAGGACAAATTTTGAACTTGAGTGCATTGGCAAAAGACTGTGGGATTTCTCAGCCAACGGCAAAATCCTGGCTTTCGATTTTGGAAGGCAGTTTTGTTATTTTTTTGTTGGAACCGTATTATGAAAACTTCAATAAAAGAATTATCAAAAGTCCGAAATTGTATTTTTACGACACGGGATTATTATGTTATCTTCTGAACATTCCAGATGCCACGAAATTCTCCGAAAACAGAATGATGGGAAATATTTTTGAAAATTTCATCATTGCAGATCTGCAAAAAGAAAATGCACACCATTATTCGCTGCAGAATTTTTGGTTTTGGAGAGACAGTAATGGAAACGAAGTTGATTTGATAAGTGAAGGAAAAGGCAATTTGAAAATTGCAGAAATAAAATCCACCAAAACAATTAGCGATAAGTTGTTTTCGGGACTGCATTATTTTTCGAAAACTTTTCCTTTGAAGATCGATGAGAAATGGTTGATTTATGGAGGCGAAACTTCGATAAAAAAAAACAATATCGAGATTATTTCCTGGAGAAATAATTTTATGTAAATTCAAAATAAAAGTTATGTAAATTCAAAATAAATTTGTGATTATAAATTATAACTAATTGTTTAATAAGATTATAGTTTATGTAAATTCAAAATAAAAGCGATGTAAATTCAAAATTGATGTAGGGGGGTTATTCAAATGTAGGAATATTACCTTTTAATAAATTTAATCTGTCCTTTTGATTGATATTTAAAATGGTTATAAATCGTTGGATGATTTATAATTGTTTAATTTTAAAGAGCCGGATTTTCAATCCTTTGGAAAAAAAGCGAAATTGAATAAATAGCCCCGATTGCAACGGCATCCTTTTATGAAACGCAGTGGAATAAAAGATATAGTGGAAAGCGGGACTGAACTTGAAAAACAGAGAAAATACTGTTGCTCCTAAAAAAATAAAGCAATGAATTACAGAACAGAAAAAGACACCATGGGCGATGTGCAGGTGCCTGCAGATAAGTTTTGGGGCGCGCAAACCGAGCGTTCCAGAAACAATTTTAAAATCGGTCCGGAAGCTTCGATGCCGCATGAAATTATTGAAGCATTTGCATATCTGAAAAAAGCTGCCGCTTACACGAATGCCGAATTGGGCGTACTTTCTATTGAAAAAAGAGATATGATTGCGAAGGTTTGTGATGAAATTCTAGAAGGTCAACTAAACGATCAGTTTCCGCTGGTGATTTGGCAAACCGGCTCCGGAACGCAGTCGAATATGAATGTGAACGAAGTGATATCTAATAGAGCTCATGTAAATAATGGCGGAACTTTAGGAGAAAAATCTGAAATTCATCCCAACGATGATGTAAATAAATCCCAGAGTTCAAACGATACTTTCCCCACAGCGATGCATATTGCAGCGTATAAGAAAGTGGTGGAACATACTTTGCCGGCAGTTGAAAAACTAAGAAATACTCTGCACGAAAAAGAAGAGAATTTCAAAAGCATTGTAAAAATCGGCAGAACGCATTTGATGGACGCAACTCCTTTGACGCTCGGTCAGGAGTTTTCAGGTTATGTGGCGCAGTTAGATTATGCGATGAAAGCGATTACCAATACGTTCGAACATTTGCAGGAAATTGCTTTGGGCGGAACTGCAGTTGGAACTGGCTTGAACACGCCAAAAGGTTACGATATTTTGGTCGCGAAATATATTTCCGAATTTACAGGACTTCCGTTTGAGACGGCTCCGAATAAATTTGAAGCGTTGGCTGCTCACGATGCGGTTGTAGAAAGTCACGGCGCGCTGAAACAGCTTGCAGTAGCACTTTACAAAATAGCGCAGGATATTCGGTTTTTGGCTTCCGGGCCGAGAAGTGGGATTGGCGAAATTCACATTCCGGAAAACGAACCGG includes these proteins:
- a CDS encoding ATP-binding protein, which gives rise to MIVKRTLEDTIRKYIQLFPIIAVNGPRQSGKTTLLKSAFPEYQYISLENPDIRTIAEADPNSFLEKYSDKIIFDEVQRTPKLFSFLQTKVDNDKIQGQYILSGSQNFHLLQNITQSLAGRVAMFKLFPFDNQELSAADLLPTHFETLITKGFYPALFDREIPSDIFYQNYIETYIQRDLSELLNIRDLMTFRRFLRLCAGRAGQILNLSALAKDCGISQPTAKSWLSILEGSFVIFLLEPYYENFNKRIIKSPKLYFYDTGLLCYLLNIPDATKFSENRMMGNIFENFIIADLQKENAHHYSLQNFWFWRDSNGNEVDLISEGKGNLKIAEIKSTKTISDKLFSGLHYFSKTFPLKIDEKWLIYGGETSIKKNNIEIISWRNNFM
- the fumC gene encoding class II fumarate hydratase; this encodes MNYRTEKDTMGDVQVPADKFWGAQTERSRNNFKIGPEASMPHEIIEAFAYLKKAAAYTNAELGVLSIEKRDMIAKVCDEILEGQLNDQFPLVIWQTGSGTQSNMNVNEVISNRAHVNNGGTLGEKSEIHPNDDVNKSQSSNDTFPTAMHIAAYKKVVEHTLPAVEKLRNTLHEKEENFKSIVKIGRTHLMDATPLTLGQEFSGYVAQLDYAMKAITNTFEHLQEIALGGTAVGTGLNTPKGYDILVAKYISEFTGLPFETAPNKFEALAAHDAVVESHGALKQLAVALYKIAQDIRFLASGPRSGIGEIHIPENEPGSSIMPGKVNPTQNEAMTMVCAQVLGNDTTISFAGTQGNFELNVFKPVMAYNFLQSAQLLGDACISFNDHCAIGIEPNEPRIKELVEKSLMLVTALNTHIGYENAAKIAKTAHKNGTTLKEEAINLGLLTAEQFDEWVKPEDMV